Below is a genomic region from Castanea sativa cultivar Marrone di Chiusa Pesio chromosome 2, ASM4071231v1.
CCATAAGAAGCGGGATTCATCATGCAGATTTTCAACACAATTTCGTTATCAAGACTTTTACATAGCAATTATCGTAAGCTAATGTAGCCTCACGCTAGGCTGATGTAACAGGAAACTATTTAGGAGTAAGAAGACTAAGAATGAAGTCCAAAAATCTTATGCTGAAGAACATGGTTTTGGTCTGAATACAAAGGTCAAAAGTAAGTTGGAAATCTACCCCAACTTAACtctgtcccaaaaaaaaaaaaaaaaaaacactttaatgGTCCCCCCATACACAGAATCTAATTATTATGccatgcatacatacatacatatatactagATGGATGCCACTGTTCTGATTGAGAcgttttaactttttaactcTTCATATAAACCAATGTACCTAGCAAGTAGCAATACTTGAGGTGTGGGAAACCataaatttgttagtttttgtAGCTGTTGCACAGTAAGTTCCTCCAGTGAAGAAAACCAAAAAGCTCATACCATGAAAGAGAACAATGGAGTTCAGAAAGCAATCTCTCTGTTTAGTCATGCCAAGCACAAGCAATCCCACTTGTTGCCACAGTCTCAGACAACAGATCCAAACAACAATCCTGTTTGAGAAATCTACCTTTCCCTacagaatctctctctctatctctatctcctTCCCACTTGAGAAATGAGAATCTCATTTTCCACCAatcctcttcttctttaaaGTCCAAACCAAAACATGTACAACAAACTCaagtaaacaaacaaaataaaataaatgagaaagACAGAGAAAGAGTGCCTTTTACAGCTCAAAAACCATCCCCACCTCTTTTTTCACAGCTCAACTAGTTTCATAAAATGCAAATATATACAAAAccaggaaaaaaagagagaaaatatcaGATTCCCATTCTACCAAAAGAGATTACATTCGTTTATAAGCAATAAAAACCAAGAACATGTAGCCATGGAAACTAAGCACCAGTTGAACTTGTGTTAATGTGTTGTTGGCTCAGCTCAGCTGTCAATGACCCCATCTGACGCAGAGTCCCATCTCTCTATACTATATAATATGAGCCTCTTCCCTTCTTTCCAGATCAGATGACAAAAAAGAGGCAAAAAGGAAGATAGAGTGAATACAGGGAAGAGACTTGAAATTGATAGGCTGATAACAACCTTTTCTTTTGATCCCCATCAATAATTATGTCTTCCAGTGCCTGTCCAATCAAAGTCGCCTTTATCCCTGTCCACACTCACatagtaaaaacaaaataaaaattacagtTGGTGACAACAGCTCACATGggcattggttttttttttttttttcagtgtaGAGATACCACATGGGCATTGATTCGAGTCTAGGAATcaacttaaaataataataataaaaaaataaacattagtAGGTAAGTCTAGCTACCAATTAACTTTTCAAGTAGAAAGTGAGTTTTGTGTACTGGTACGGTCTTTTTTTAGCGTAGAAATGCTGGACAGCTTAAGAATCTCTTTGAATGTCTTAGAGAGAGATACATTAATGTAAGCAGAGGGACAGAAGTTCTTGCTGTGCATCAAATGCTCTCTGTATGTACGAAATTTTGAAAGTGAATCATTAAGAAGTTTTTCTATCAGGAAGCAATGCCATAAATAAACCAGCATGAAGTGTATCAGAAGCGAAGGATAGGATAATAACTTCTATTTTGATGTTTTCTACTAGTTCCAAAAACCACTCAAATCCATCCCCCCAAAAGCAAATAGAAGGAAGGGCCTGTTTTGCAAGGACAGCATGGGTTTCTCAAGTGTCATTTTTTATGAGATGCTGAATAATGGACAGCGAAGTGGGGTACTATGAGCAGCAAATGAGTTGTCTTCTGATCCCTACCTTATATTTTAGCAGCATTGATCCTTACCAATTAACTATTTCCCAGGTCGACACTTAAGATCGGCCAGTTAGCATATATGAGCATTTGTCGGTACTAAAAGACACCTGAAAGTGCTCAAATGCCATTGTAAACAAGAGGAAGGTATCTGGAATTTCCATTACTGGTATCAAAGCTCTAATCTTAGATTCTTTCTATAGAGTTGCCACATATATGGGTTTCAAATCAAGCTTtggtctttctttccttctttctttttttgttggacgagtataataattaataaatttcagCTTGTTCACATATTGATTACAGCCCTGCATCACAGTTTCAATGTTCAAGTTTTTTTGTGAGAGACACAAAGGCCTTTCGACATGTCAAAGTCAAATGCAGCTATAGTTGGAGGTGCTGTAGGGATGCTTGCATTTTCGGCAATAGTCATTGTGCTTGTATGGTTCTGCAAGACACACTGTAAAAACCTTTCAAACAAGAATTCAGAAACAGGTTCTTCGGATCCATCTGCACTAGGTAAGATTTCATAGGCACTAACAATGGTGAGTTTCAAATAGCTATTTTCATGGCACATTGTATTGTGTTGGTTGCATCCACTGATGCCCTCTCAAATCACAGTGGAGTGGAATAGGGAAGGGGGATCAAGTTCAGCAGCAGCTCCATCTGGACCACACGGAGGCAAGTTCACAATGATGGAATTAGAGCTAGCCACCAAGCAATTCAGTGAGAGCAATCTCATCGGTTTTGGAAGTTTTGGTCCTGTTTATAAAGGTTTGCTCCGTGATGGGACTCTTGTAGCTATCAAAAGGCGTCCAGGTTCTCCTCAACAAGATTTTGTTGCAGAGGTATTACTAAGTTCCAATCTTTCATTGATGTCCGTGTTGCATTCTGCAGTATAATGTATAAGTTCTTCTGTCTCCCCAGCCCCCTTTGTTCCAAAATCCACTTTAGAACTATTAAAGTACCGAttgttccaaaagtttaaactattaagaaatagtgaatttaatagcttaaccataattctaacactcccctCACATATGGACCTAAACTTCCTCTTAATAAGTGTGGGCCCAACATGagaatttttaacattttaaataggAGGAAGAGCAAAGACAGTGAAACAATCGATAATTTAATCAAAGCAGGGGATTCTAAGTTTGATCCATATCTCCTCCACTTTATCTTCCATTTAAAATCTCACACACTGGGTCTCACCTATTATAAGGGAGTTTGAGCCCACATATGACGAGTGTTAGAATAattgtggttaaatgattaaggggtcgtttggtaatgttgttctagtaatgttatttgtatttttttaaaatacgtgtgagtgaaaaagtgtatgaaaatatgtgtaatgttgtttaaaaactgaaaaacatgTTGTTAAACTATTATACCAAACAAGACCTAAATTCACCATCTCCTAATAATTTAAGCTTTTCGGaaaatcagtaatttaacaAGAACCCGTTAAACCAACAATATTAACTGAATGTACAATCTGTTACATACTTACATGTAGATATTTTGTCAAGCGGATGAACTTTCAAGACTTTTCTTTGCTCACTTTAACAAAAAGGAATATTGTATGACTATAATGAAGATGATTAGGACAATTATAGCTTGTCTTGTATATGTCAAAATGGCATTGAATAACATCTCTatcaaatttgaatataaaGTAACAGTTTATGTGGCAAGCAGGTCAGTTATTTGTCAGAGATTCGGCATCGCAATTTAGTTACTCTTCTTGGTTACTGCCTGGAAAGTGGATCTCAAATGCTAGTTTTTGAATATGTAACAAATGGAAGCATGTGCAATCACTTATATGGTATGACTTATTTAGTGTAACTGATTTGGAATGATCATGCATGGGATACATATCTTATATTATATTGATCATCTGGCAGATACTGGAATAGATTCATCAACTAAAATAGAGTTCAAGCAAAGGATATCCATAGCTTTAGGGGCTGCTAAAGGTAGTTCTAATGGTATTTAATGAAGGTGTTCCAGACCTAATCAGAATTGACAGATAGTTGAATTAAGAACTGGTTTTTTAACTAATGCAGGTTTGTGCCACTTACATGGCCTAAGACCTCCCTTGGTGCACAATAACTTCAAAACAGCAAATGTCTTGGTTGATTCGAACTACATTGCTAAGGTTTCAGATGCAGGGGTGTCAAAACTACTTGAAATGATTGAAGAAGCAGGTCCATCTCACATGTCCAGTGCCAATGTTTTCCGAGATCCAGAGTAAATCAATTTCTTTTGATTGCATTTCATTTTGGtgttgatttatttattttttgatgaaatggAGTTGAATTAATGTATATAGTATAGTATTCATCACGTGTGCCAATATTTAGGGTAGGAGTATCAAGGACCATCTCTGAAATGAGTGACGTGTACAGCTTTGGGGTATTTCTTTTGGAGCTTGTGACTGGACAAGAGGCTTTGCATGTTGACTCCTTGGGATCTAATGAAAGTTTTTTCCAATGGGTATGTAACATTACTCTCTTGAAAGTTCATCCTGTTAGAACTATCCAAAAAGTTACGATTTGAGTTAGATTTGAACCATTAGTACATggattttattgcattttttattttcattttaacttGTGAAGGTGGAATCACGATTGAGTTTAAATGATTTTGTGGACCGTCGACTAGCTGGAGGCTTCACCACTGAGGGAATGAGAGATTTGATCAGGCTGACACTAAATTGCATGAGTTTTCCAGGAAAAAGGAGACCAAAAATGGAAATGATTGTGCACGAGCTGGAAAGGATACAAGAGAAAGAAATGGCAATGACCACAGTCATGGGTGAGGGTACTTCAACAATTACTTTAGGGAGTGATCTATTTACATCATAATGATGAGAGGAAAAAAGTTTGTTGGTGTTTCTTATGTTTGAGCTAAGCTTAAGCTAATAATaccacaaacaaacaacaagCTGTTTATAAATTATTCTGGGAGGCACAAAGTTAGTTTAAACTGCTGCAATTAAAATGATAAGTGTAAGTATGATTTATGAAGTTAATTGAATGCAAAATATTAGTCTTTCATTTAGAAGGTTATCTTTGATTATGTTATAATTCTCAGACCTGCTTTACCAATGATATAATACGCATTGCATTTCTGTGCaatttctctataaaaaaatgaagcatATATTAAAGAGGCAAAAATGTCACCAATTCACAAGAGCACCTTTTCTATTGAAAGATCATCATTGATTATCAATacaaaaagaattatataaGAAGATTGTTTCACCATTTTAGGACCCAAAAGAGATCAAGCAGACAATCCAAGACACCCAAAATGCCTAAATATCACATATAGCAATGAGAAAAGCTTGCATAATCTACAGAAAACTGTCATATCCAGAAACTCAGGAAAGGAAGGAAAAACCATATTTACTCCATATGTGTATCAAATTCAAAAGTATTCATGAGATATCTTCCAGTTTCTAGCTTAACATTCTTTGCTAAGTCTTAATTGGTCTGTGATGTGTCAATCATGACCTTGCCTTAAGAATTTCTTGAAAAGCATGTGTGTTCTATGGTTCCATAAGGTCCTGGCAGCTATACATCTAGTACAGTCTCGGATAAGTGCTCTAGCTGCCTCCAGAAAAAAGCAACAAGCCAACAGAGATACGATACATAGACTAAAAGACAACAATGTGCAGTCaattaagaaagaaactaaTTAACATACAAGCACACACAggaaaaaaagattgaaagcCAGCTTCactatttaaaataataaaattgcagTTTTTTGTGGTATCTAAAAGTACCATATGTATATATGTCCTATTTCAGTTGAATCACAAATTACATGAGTGCGACTCTTTATCGGATTCAACAGAGCACATGCTTATTGTAGATGGGTAATTCGCCATAattttttacataattaaaaTTATCTCATACCCTATAACTCAGGACATCCCCACCTCAAGCTCATTGTGCGAAAACATAGGATGACCCCAAAAAGGATGGTAATTTCCTTCAGTGTCAAAGGTAAGCCAAACTACCTACAACATTACAGAGTTTGAGAATACAATAGATGATGCATACTATACATAGCCATTCCTCTCTCATTATCCCGAAAATAATGACATTGAAGTACATGAATAGAAACAGAAACTGTAAAGAAGGTGATTGTGACAAACGTCTTAACCCCAGCATTCTGGGACAAGCTCAGGAAACATGTATGCAAATCTACTATTGATGATGGTGTTGGAATGACACAACGTGTGACAATTATGAACTTGATGGGCTACTTAATTATCAGATACCACTTGTGCAGAAAAGCTTACAAGAAATGTACGTTTTAAGAAAAACTAAGAAGGGGGTCATTGTGATAAGACAAAATTATTCTCGAAAGGGTTGCAGCAAATCattgtttaaaaagaaaaaggggaggAGTGTAGAAATTAATGACTTGGTTTCTAAACATTGTACTGCAGCCACCATGTCTCATGCTTAATTATGAGAAACCCAATTGTGGGTAATCATCATGATATGAAGTGAACATCATTGTATCAACCATCGTCAATGCTAGACTTttactcccccccccccccaaaacaaaaaataaaaatcatctgTTCCACTGAGACTTCTATTTTATACTTCACCAACTACAACAAGTCATGTGTATCGTTTTTTTTACCCCCTTTTATACTTTGGTTACTTTATAAGGGAAAAAATGAGACATGTGATAGGTTGCGATTGATGGAGCATAGAGTGAAAAACCCACATTGGGACAGAAAATTTTTATTCCCCCATTTTGATTGATAAGTTTCACATGCACCCAATGGTCCACCAATTATGCTAAATTTCCAGTCTTTCCCTTCCTCATTTCAATGTCTCCAACAACTAACTGTGATATTTCTGCCAACTTTAATGCCTTTGCCACAAAATCAATAGTACTTCTCTATGTGTATCTTAGTAAGTGAACTCATGTCATATGACAGAATTAAATTATGACTGTTCCAAAATGATATCATATGGGACCAAATATAAGACGTGCTACCCAGCTGCTTTTAACCACAAGATTCCCTAGGGGTCCCTCTTTTTCCAACTAAGATCCAAAATGATACGGGTTAAAGGTCCACTAAGATTTTAGATTACCCTACAAAAATATGTTTTCTTCAAAAATCATTTCAAACAATGGTAATTTATAATTGAGCAGCTTTGGGATCACAAACTACCCCATAACTTTTTGCCACGACTCTGATGTTGTAAATTGTGAATGATTTGCCTATCACTAACACATTAATTCAGCATTTTTTCTTCACAACTCATTATTTGCCGCAGCACAGTTGTGGCAAAGAATTGCGTAATAGCTTGTGTTactagttttttcttttctttataatttctaaACAATCCATTTCCACAAAGACCATAGAGATGTtaacaagagagaaaaatagtAGTGCAACAGAGATCAACAGATAGTTATGCATATGCTTTCTAATTCATAACAAGAAAGAATATTAAAGTTACATTTGGTATTGGCTTAAAAAGccagtttttttattatttagcttataTTTGCTCCTATTTTTTagtctcattgcactttttagtGCTATTCATTAGTCTTACTGGATTATTTCagttgttttttagttttatctacagtactttcagcaaaaaattttcagtttcaactaaataagttgtttctaAACGtgtactttttagtactattcaatTATTCATGAATTCACTATTTCAACTACTTCTTAGTTTTTTCTGCCGTAATTTCAGCTCATTTGCTTTTACATTTACACGTGCTGGGCTAAACAGTGAAAGCatcttcttaaaataaataaataaataacaagaaTGAAGCTATCAACTATTAAAT
It encodes:
- the LOC142623872 gene encoding proline-rich receptor-like protein kinase PERK3, yielding MSKSNAAIVGGAVGMLAFSAIVIVLVWFCKTHCKNLSNKNSETGSSDPSALVEWNREGGSSSAAAPSGPHGGKFTMMELELATKQFSESNLIGFGSFGPVYKGLLRDGTLVAIKRRPGSPQQDFVAEVSYLSEIRHRNLVTLLGYCLESGSQMLVFEYVTNGSMCNHLYDTGIDSSTKIEFKQRISIALGAAKGLCHLHGLRPPLVHNNFKTANVLVDSNYIAKVSDAGVSKLLEMIEEAGPSHMSSANVFRDPEVGVSRTISEMSDVYSFGVFLLELVTGQEALHVDSLGSNESFFQWVESRLSLNDFVDRRLAGGFTTEGMRDLIRLTLNCMSFPGKRRPKMEMIVHELERIQEKEMAMTTVMGEGTSTITLGSDLFTS